Proteins found in one Channa argus isolate prfri chromosome 7, Channa argus male v1.0, whole genome shotgun sequence genomic segment:
- the LOC137130238 gene encoding potassium voltage-gated channel subfamily G member 2-like, with product MAIIGAGFDEASLSTEDSYNHVFMDTGINTVKGEFFQRARQLHGPVTLRWYLEASQHILVNVGGTRYAFPWSTLQDFPQSRLSRLCTCTTLREIAEFCDDYDAMRHEFFFDRDPLAFQAIFSFLAKGKLRLLQDICSVALHTELLYWGIDLQQMEPCCHHHMMSSLEDVAEHQRKEDEWQEKRRALRAAVTEGGLLHMMGEAVENPHSGLAGKVFAFLSVIMVVLTVVSLCISTMSDHQQEDATEKCSQKCRNMFVVESVCVIWFSLEFLVRFFHAQSKLDFARSPLNIIDATAISPYYISLFLELRDESVYDIVAGAGSSTLDKLGLTLRVMRALRILYVMRLARHSLGLQTLGLTIQRSTKDFSLLMLFICVAVALFSPLVHLAESELAPNSAKSPHHSFSSIPASCWWSIISVTTVGYGDMVPRSIPGQLAAMMTILAGILILSFPSTSIFHTFYRTYTELKEENKRLWKEERGAELATEAEESMKERKTWPDNLPEIELSPGLDDPSFLFMTDIVVLAHSKSCQPLLCSETA from the exons ATGGCCATTATCGGTGCTGGCTTTGATGAGGCGTCCCTCAGTACTGAAGACAGTTACAACCATGTCTTCATGGACACTGGGATCAATACAGTCAAAGGGGAGTTTTTCCAGCGTGCTCGGCAGCTCCACGGACCAGTTACTTTGCGTTGGTACCTTGAAGCCTCTCAACACATCCTTGTCAATGTAGGGGGCACCCGGTATGCCTTTCCCTGGAGCACCCTGCAGGATTTCCCCCAAAGCCGTCTTAGTCGTCTGTGCACTTGCACCACATTGAGGGAAATTGCAGAATTTTGTGATGACTATGATGCAATGAGACATGAATTCTTCTTTGATCGTGACCCTTTAGCGTTTCAAGCCATCTTCAGTTTCCTGGCAAAAGGAAAACTACGTCTCCTGCAGGACATCTGCAGTGTGGCCCTGCACACTGAACTACTCTATTGGGGCATAGATCTCCAGCAGATGGAGCCCTGCTGCCATCACCACATGATGTCCTCCCTGGAGGACGTGGCCGAGCACCAGCGCAAAGAGGACGAGTGGCAGGAGAAGAGGAGGGCACTCAGGGCTGCCGTGACAGAGGGCGGCCTGTTGCACATGATGGGAGAAGCAGTTGAGAACCCTCACTCAGGCTTGGCAGGAAAGGTGTTTGCCTTCCTGTCTGTCATCATGGTAGTGCTCACTGTGGTTAGCCTGTGCATCAGCACCATGTCAGATCATCAACAGGAAGATGCCACG GAGAAATGCTCCCAAAAGTGCCGCAACATGTTTGTGGTGGAGTCCGTTTGTGTGATTTGGTTCAGCTTAGAGTTTCTGGTCAGATTTTTCCATGCACAAAGCAAGCTGGACTTTGCTCGCAGCCCACTTAACATCATTGATGCAACAGCCATATCGCCCTACTATATCTCTCTGTTTCTGGAGCTCAGGGATGAGTCTGTGTATGATATTGTGGCCGGAGCAGGAAGCAGCACTCTGGATAAACTGGGTCTAACCCTGCGAGTCATGAGGGCACTGCGGATCCTGTATGTGATGCGGTTGGCCCGTCACTCACTGGGTCTGCAGACTCTGGGGCTGACCATCCAGCGAAGTACGAAAGACTTCAGCCTGCTGATGCTCTTCATATGTGTCGCCGTGGCTCTCTTCTCCCCGCTTGTCCATCTCGCTGAGAGCGAGTTAGCTCCCAATTCTGCCAAGTCCCCTCATCACAGCTTCAGCAGTATCCCAGCATCCTGCTGGTGGTCCATCATCTCAGTGACAACGGTGGGATATGGTGACATGGTACCGCGGAGCATACCTGGCCAACTGGCGGCCATGATGACCATCTTGGCAGGGATCCTAATCCTGTCTTTTCCTTCCACATCTATTTTCCACACTTTTTACCGCACCTACACCGAGCTCAAGGAGGAGAACAAAAGGTTGTGGAAGGAGGAGAGGGGGGCCGAGCTGGCCACTGAGGCTGAAGAAAgcatgaaagagagaaaaacctGGCCTGATAATTTGCCAGAAATAGAGCTTTCACCTGGTCTGGATgatccttcttttcttttcatgacAGACATTGTAGTGCTGGCTCACAGCAAGAGTTGCCAACCTCTTCTTTGCTCTGAGACTGCTTGA